In Geobacter anodireducens, a genomic segment contains:
- a CDS encoding inositol monophosphatase, with amino-acid sequence MNATYLAVAAEAARRAGKLQRERLWTDHDIRYKGEIDLVTEVDEACEELIVATIRAAFPDHDILAEEQTRETGTSRYRWIVDPLDGTTNYAHGFPWFCVSIALEIDGEMAVGVVYQPVMDELFSAVKGEGAFVNGRPIHVSSRAPLNQCLLATGFPYDRTRGNENNIDNFYCFQFAARAVRRAGAAALDLACVAAGRLDGYWELKLKPWDVAAGCLLVTEAGGRVTTHNGDPFSVSEHRILASNGLIHDEMLAVLAAGGTR; translated from the coding sequence ATGAACGCCACGTATCTCGCCGTTGCCGCCGAGGCTGCCCGCCGGGCCGGAAAACTCCAGCGCGAGCGTCTCTGGACCGACCACGACATCCGCTACAAGGGGGAGATCGACCTGGTCACCGAGGTCGACGAGGCCTGCGAGGAGTTGATCGTCGCCACCATCCGCGCCGCCTTCCCCGACCATGACATCCTGGCCGAGGAGCAGACCAGGGAGACGGGCACCTCCCGGTACCGCTGGATCGTGGACCCCCTGGACGGCACCACCAACTATGCCCACGGGTTCCCGTGGTTCTGCGTCTCCATCGCCCTGGAGATCGACGGGGAGATGGCCGTCGGCGTGGTCTATCAGCCGGTCATGGACGAGCTCTTTTCCGCCGTGAAGGGGGAGGGGGCCTTCGTGAACGGCAGGCCCATCCACGTCTCGTCCCGGGCTCCCCTGAATCAGTGCCTGCTGGCCACGGGCTTCCCCTATGACCGGACCCGTGGCAACGAAAACAACATCGACAACTTCTACTGCTTTCAGTTTGCGGCCCGGGCCGTGCGCCGGGCCGGCGCCGCGGCCCTCGACCTGGCCTGCGTCGCCGCCGGCAGGCTCGACGGCTACTGGGAGCTCAAGCTCAAGCCGTGGGACGTGGCCGCCGGTTGCCTCCTGGTGACCGAAGCGGGGGGGCGGGTCACCACCCACAACGGCGACCCCTTCTCCGTGTCAGAACACCGCATCCTGGCCTCCAACGGCCTGATCCACGACGAAATGCTGGCGGTGCTGGCGGCGGGAGGCACCCGCTGA
- a CDS encoding cystathionine gamma-synthase (catalyzes the formation of cystathionine from L-cysteine and O-succinyl-L-homoserine), translating into MKFGTRIIHTGREIDPTTGALSVPIYQTSTYRQESVDHFGKYDYARSDNPTREALEETVAQLENGTRGFAFASGMAAISSTLLLFSPGDHLVVCEDVYGGTFRALTQLFSRLGVESTFVDATDTAAIEAAFRPNTKGLYLETPSNPLMKITDLAAAARLARERGAITLVDNTFMTPYLQRPLDLGCDVVLHSGTKFLNGHSDVICGFAVVRDPELGQRIRFIQNAFGAILGPQDSWLVLRGIKTLRVRMEESQAGAINIAGWLAGEKRVTRVFYPGLPGHPGHDIHGRQASGPGAVLSFTLDTVETTRRLLEGMRLAAFAVSLGGVESIISYPARMSHAAMPPAERAARGIGDTLVRLSVGLEDADDLVAEMDRLING; encoded by the coding sequence ATGAAATTCGGCACCCGCATCATCCATACGGGCCGTGAGATCGATCCGACCACCGGAGCGCTCTCGGTTCCCATTTACCAGACGTCCACCTATCGGCAAGAATCGGTGGACCATTTCGGCAAGTACGATTACGCCCGCTCGGACAACCCCACCCGCGAGGCCCTGGAAGAGACCGTGGCCCAACTGGAGAACGGGACCCGCGGGTTCGCCTTCGCCTCGGGCATGGCCGCCATCTCCTCCACGCTGCTCCTGTTTTCGCCCGGGGATCACCTGGTGGTCTGCGAGGATGTCTACGGCGGCACCTTCCGGGCGCTGACCCAGCTTTTCAGCCGGCTGGGGGTCGAGTCCACCTTCGTGGATGCCACGGACACGGCCGCCATTGAGGCGGCCTTCCGCCCGAACACCAAGGGCCTCTACCTGGAGACCCCCTCCAACCCCCTCATGAAAATCACCGACCTGGCCGCTGCGGCCCGCCTGGCCCGGGAGCGGGGGGCCATCACCCTGGTGGACAACACCTTTATGACCCCCTATCTGCAGCGGCCCCTGGACCTGGGCTGCGACGTGGTGCTCCACAGTGGTACCAAGTTCCTGAACGGCCACAGCGACGTGATCTGCGGCTTTGCCGTGGTAAGGGACCCGGAGTTGGGGCAGCGGATCAGGTTCATCCAGAACGCTTTCGGCGCTATCCTGGGCCCCCAGGATTCATGGCTCGTGCTGCGGGGCATCAAGACCCTGCGGGTCCGGATGGAGGAAAGCCAGGCCGGGGCGATCAATATTGCCGGCTGGCTGGCTGGGGAAAAGCGGGTGACCCGGGTCTTCTACCCCGGACTTCCCGGTCACCCGGGTCACGACATTCATGGCCGGCAGGCGTCGGGGCCCGGCGCGGTCCTGTCGTTCACCCTGGATACGGTCGAGACCACCCGCCGCCTGCTGGAGGGGATGCGTCTGGCCGCCTTTGCCGTGAGCCTCGGCGGGGTGGAAAGCATCATCTCCTATCCCGCCAGAATGTCCCATGCGGCCATGCCGCCGGCCGAGCGGGCCGCCCGGGGGATCGGCGATACCCTGGTACGGCTTTCCGTGGGGCTTGAGGATGCCGACGATCTCGTGGCCGAGATGGACCGCCTGATCAACGGCTGA
- a CDS encoding pilus assembly protein PilZ — MAERNVEPTTADEPVRLVFVVEGRVAVAPYLDAVRGEVGAVTVVSSIEELFILMAREAFNGILLDVPTLVRATGTEKASLYDLIQVFPTLRVKWDSRSATVRALFYDRVPGPDAGLGSFVRQVCAHFTPRIIRLRDRVAVHLNVMVSETPSFSPEEVIRTVSLNLSLDGCFLIAVDPWPLGARLWLRMLEFGDQTPIAAEVRWRKPWGVSPGIAGAGVRFLALTDEQKNCIVDLCEHNRVICGI, encoded by the coding sequence ATGGCAGAACGTAATGTAGAGCCGACAACGGCCGATGAGCCCGTCCGCCTGGTATTCGTGGTGGAGGGGCGGGTAGCCGTGGCTCCGTATCTCGACGCAGTGCGGGGCGAGGTGGGGGCCGTGACGGTCGTCTCCTCCATCGAAGAGCTCTTTATCCTCATGGCTCGGGAGGCATTCAACGGCATCCTTCTGGACGTTCCCACCCTGGTTCGGGCAACCGGCACCGAAAAGGCATCCCTCTACGATCTGATTCAGGTGTTTCCCACGCTCCGGGTGAAGTGGGATTCCCGCTCCGCCACGGTGCGGGCACTTTTCTACGATCGCGTCCCCGGCCCCGACGCCGGGCTCGGGAGCTTCGTCCGCCAGGTGTGTGCCCACTTCACCCCCCGCATCATTCGTCTGCGGGACCGGGTTGCCGTGCACCTGAACGTGATGGTTTCGGAAACCCCGTCGTTCAGCCCGGAAGAGGTGATCCGCACGGTCAGCCTCAATCTCTCCCTCGACGGGTGCTTCCTCATTGCCGTCGATCCCTGGCCCCTGGGAGCCAGGCTCTGGCTTCGCATGCTGGAATTCGGCGACCAGACGCCCATCGCGGCGGAGGTGCGCTGGCGCAAGCCGTGGGGGGTGTCGCCGGGCATAGCCGGTGCCGGGGTCAGGTTTCTGGCGCTCACGGATGAGCAGAAGAACTGTATTGTTGATTTGTGTGAGCATAATAGGGTGATATGCGGTATCTGA
- a CDS encoding two-component sensor histidine kinase, which translates to MANLRAKYRAENDPVEGELLELLAFNEKMAGLGRMAAGVVHELNTPLSVIVSATQMILREEGLPDFVRDMVERVNQEAHRLADMTRGILSFTRRDAHDHRESDVNQVLREAMTLLRYEARKRSIAVIEDLDYRLPVIAADPNRVKQVIINLVMNALQAMGEGGTLFIRTSRNGKGGVTVQVADTGPGIPAELLGHIFTPFFTTKEPGEGTGLGLFITRKLMESVGGAIAVESAVGEGTTFTLTFAAAE; encoded by the coding sequence ATGGCAAACCTGCGTGCGAAGTACAGAGCAGAAAATGACCCCGTGGAGGGCGAACTGCTGGAGCTTCTCGCCTTCAACGAGAAAATGGCCGGGCTCGGCCGGATGGCGGCCGGTGTGGTACATGAGCTGAACACGCCCCTGTCGGTCATCGTTTCGGCCACCCAGATGATCCTCCGCGAAGAGGGGCTGCCCGATTTCGTGCGCGACATGGTGGAGCGGGTCAACCAGGAGGCCCACCGGCTGGCTGACATGACCAGGGGGATCCTCTCCTTTACCCGGCGGGACGCACACGACCACCGGGAATCGGACGTGAACCAGGTGCTCCGGGAGGCCATGACCCTGTTGCGTTACGAGGCCCGGAAACGCTCCATCGCCGTGATCGAAGACCTGGATTACCGTCTCCCCGTCATTGCCGCCGACCCCAACCGGGTGAAGCAGGTCATCATAAACCTGGTCATGAACGCCCTCCAGGCCATGGGAGAGGGGGGAACGCTCTTCATCCGCACCAGCCGGAACGGGAAAGGGGGAGTAACGGTGCAGGTGGCGGATACGGGCCCCGGCATCCCGGCTGAACTGCTGGGGCACATCTTCACTCCCTTTTTCACCACCAAGGAACCGGGGGAGGGGACCGGCCTGGGGCTGTTCATCACCCGCAAACTCATGGAGTCGGTGGGCGGGGCCATCGCGGTGGAAAGCGCGGTGGGCGAGGGGACAACCTTTACGCTCACCTTTGCCGCCGCCGAGTGA